The following are encoded together in the Lactuca sativa cultivar Salinas chromosome 1, Lsat_Salinas_v11, whole genome shotgun sequence genome:
- the LOC111896989 gene encoding uncharacterized protein LOC111896989, whose amino-acid sequence MSSSSESYNTLAIYWIEVNPPCLCRDQPASKLREAWKPNNPGRRFYNCAKSMISNDSCNFFQWLDPTLPKHYKDTLWNMKLRIDDLLVRNGQVVELQKKVEKHKLLRKDEKELVEARIQELVIEIERLKKMLKKGCFDCSGLLVVFGHVL is encoded by the exons ATGTCTTCCTCCTCCGAATCGTATAACACCCTCGCCATTTACTGGATTGAAGTGAATCCTCCCTGCTTGTGCCGCGATCAGCCTGCGTCAAAGCTCAGAGAAGCTTGGAAGCCTAACAACCCAGGTCGTCGCTTCTACAATTGCGCAAAATCAATG ATATCCAACGATAGTTGCAACTTCTTCCAGTGGCTTGACCCAACATTACCAAAACACTACAAGGATACATTATGGAACATGAAACTTAGGATCGACGACCTTTTGGTTAGGAATGGTCAAGTTGTTGAGCTGCAGAAGAAGGTGGAGAAGCACAAGCTGCTTAGGAAAGATGAGAAGGAACTTGTTGAAGCTAGGATCCAAGAACTAGTCATTGAGATAGAAAGGTTGAAGAAGATGTTAAAAAAAGGTTGTTTTGATTGCTCTGGTCTACTTGTTGTTTTTGGTCATGTACTTTAA
- the LOC111896959 gene encoding probable acyl-activating enzyme 16, chloroplastic isoform X1 — protein sequence MIVHGGLLNPLFQAPSMSDSMSIAITSTNYIVSPPYHRRRPPFCCQFQYQYVNAGNVFYHGKKSTRDRVSLLNRIRAYSESKTEEKQVRKFSPILEGQLLSEKNVSTAELKAIPDIWRSSAEKFGDRVALVDPHHDPPTNMTYNQLEENILNFCEGLRVIGIKPCEKVALFADNSCRWLVADQGIMATGAINVVRGSKSSVEELLHIYTHSESVALVVDNPELYHRIATGFNSKASVRFVILLWGDKSSLNSHSHIMEGIPAYTYKEIIDIGHEHRMLLVDLHDAREEYVYEPIKSHDVAAVIYTSGTTGNPKGVMLTHSNLLHQVHNLWDIIPARPGDRFVSMLPPWHAYERALEYFIFSLGIELVYTNVKYLKDDLRHYQPQFIISVPLVFETLYNGIQKQISTSSAIRKVIALALIKISLAYMEFKNIYQGECLSRSQKEPSYIAATLDWIYARIIATILLPLHLLAKKLVYSKIHPTIGISKAGICGGGSLPLHVDKFFEAIGIKVQVGYGLTESSPVIAARQPYLNVLRSVGRPIRDTEIKIVDDETGQDLPHGSKGIVKARGPQIMQGYYKNPEATKQAIDEDGWLNTGDIGWICPSHSLGRSRNSGGIIVLEGRAKDTIVLSTGENVEPEQIEEAAIRSNLIQQIVVIGQDQRRLGAIIVPNKEEILLASKNVSMSAASSGNTQLTKDQMAGMLSQDLRKWTCDCSFQVGPILVIEEPFTIDSGLMTATMKIRRKKVVELYKDEIDDLYK from the exons ATGATTGTTCATGGAGGTTTGTTGAATCCATTGTTTCAAGCTCCTTCAATGTCCGATTCGATGTCGATTGCAATTACTTCAACGAACTATATCGTTTCACCGCCTTACCATCGACGGCGACCTCCGTTTTGCTGTCAGTTCCAGTACCAGTACGTCAATGCCGGAAATGTATTTTATCATGGCAAAAAGAGCACAAGAGATCGTGTCAGTTTGTTGAATCGAATTCGAGCTTACTCCGAATCTAAG ACAGAAGAAAAGCAAGTAAGAAAGTTTTCACCTATCCTTGAGGGTCAGTTGCTATCAGAGAAGAATGTATCAACTGCAGAATTGAAGGCGATTCCTGATATTTGGAGATCTTCAGCAGAAAAATTTGGTGATCGGGTTGCATTGGTGGATCCACATCATGACCCGCCTACTAATATGACATACAACCAG CTAGAGGAGAATATTTTGAATTTCTGTGAAGGTTTAAGAGTTATTGGAATCAAACCATGTGAAAAGGTAGCACTCTTTGCTGACAATTCATGCAGATGGCTTGTTGCTGATCAAG GTATTATGGCTACAGGAGCAATAAACGTTGTGAGGGGATCGAAGTCATCTGTGGAAGAGCTCTTACACATCTACACTCATTCTGAAAG TGTTGCACTTGTTGTGGATAATCCTGAATTATATCATCGGATTGCAACGGGATTTAATTCAAAGGCATCTGTTAGATTTGTGATCTTACTTTGGGGGGATAAATCATCATTAAATAGCCATAGCCATATCATGGAGGGAATTCCTGCTTATACCTACAAGGAGATTATAGATATTGGCCATGAGCATCGTATGCTTTTGGTTGATTTACATGATGCCC GTGAAGAATATGTTTATGAACCCATCAAGTCTCATGATGTTGCTGCTGTTATTTACACAAGTGGGACCACTGGGAATCCAAAAGGAGTAATGCTTACGCATAGTAATCTTTTGCATCAG GTTCATAATTTGTGGGACATTATCCCTGCGCGGCCCGGGGATAGATTTGTAAGCATGCTTCCACCTTGGCATGCATACGAACGTGCTCttgagtattttatattttctttggGAATTGAGCTAGTATACACAAACGTCAAATACTTAAAG GATGATTTGCGACACTATCAGCCACAGTTTATAATATCTGTCCCTCTAGTATTCGAAACTTTATACAA TGGGATCCAAAAACAAATATCCACCTCTTCTGCAATCCGTAAGGTGATTGCATTAGCATTGATAAAGATCAGTTTGGCATATATGGAGTTCAAAAACATATATCAG GGAGAATGTTTGTCAAGAAGTCAGAAAGAACCTTCTTACATTGCTGCAACTTTGGATTGGATATATGCACGAATTATTGCTACCATTTTGCTTCCGTTACATTTATTGGCAAAGAAGCTTGTTTATAGCAAAATTCACCCGACTATTGGGATTTCAAAG GCTGGCATATGTGGAGGTGGAAGCTTACCATTACATGTTGACAAATTCTTTGAG GCAATTGGAATAAAGGTCCAAGTTGGATATGGATTAACAGAGTCATCTCCCGTCATAGCTGCTCGACAACcatatttaaat GTTCTTAGATCGGTTGGGCGTCCAATTCGAGATACAGAAATAAAAATTGTAGATGATGAAACCGGTCAAGACCTTCCCCACGGTTCAAAGGGAATAGTCAAAGCCAGGGGCCCACAAATCATGCAGGGCTATTACAAG AATCCGGAAGCTACAAAGCAAGCTATAGATGAGGATGGATGGTTAAACACGGGGGATATCGGTTGGATTTGCCCTTCCCATTCATTAGGCCGAAGTCGTAATTCTGGTGGCATTATTGTTCTTGAAGGTCGTGCCAAGGACACTATTGTCCTTTCAACAG GGGAGAATGTTGAACCAGAACAAATAGAAGAAGCCGCAATAAGAAGCAATTTAATTCAACAAATAGTTGTCATTGGTCAG GATCAACGTCGTCTTGGAGCTATAATTGTTCCAaataaagaagaaattcttttggCATCAAAAAATGTGTCCATGTCAGCAGCTTCTTCTGGTAATACTCAACTTACCAAAGACCAAATGGCTGGCATGTTATCTCAAGACCTTCGAAAATG GACATGTGATTGCTCATTTCAGGTGGGACCCATTCTTGTCATTGAAGAACCTTTTACG ATTGATAGTGGTTTGATGACTGCAACCATGAAGATCCGAAGGAAAAAAGTTGTGGAACTATATAAAGATGAGATAGATGATTTATACAAGTAA
- the LOC111896959 gene encoding long-chain-fatty-acid--[acyl-carrier-protein] ligase AEE15, chloroplastic isoform X3: MIVHGGLLNPLFQAPSMSDSMSIAITSTNYIVSPPYHRRRPPFCCQFQYQYVNAGNVFYHGKKSTRDRVSLLNRIRAYSESKTEEKQVRKFSPILEGQLLSEKNVSTAELKAIPDIWRSSAEKFGDRVALVDPHHDPPTNMTYNQLEENILNFCEGLRVIGIKPCEKVALFADNSCRWLVADQGIMATGAINVVRGSKSSVEELLHIYTHSESVALVVDNPELYHRIATGFNSKASVRFVILLWGDKSSLNSHSHIMEGIPAYTYKEIIDIGHEHRMLLVDLHDAREEYVYEPIKSHDVAAVIYTSGTTGNPKGVMLTHSNLLHQVHNLWDIIPARPGDRFVSMLPPWHAYERALEYFIFSLGIELVYTNVKYLKDDLRHYQPQFIISVPLVFETLYNGIQKQISTSSAIRKVIALALIKISLAYMEFKNIYQGECLSRSQKEPSYIAATLDWIYARIIATILLPLHLLAKKLVYSKIHPTIGISKAGICGGGSLPLHVDKFFEAIGIKVQVGYGLTESSPVIAARQPYLNVLRSVGRPIRDTEIKIVDDETGQDLPHGSKGIVKARGPQIMQGYYKNPEATKQAIDEDGWLNTGDIGWICPSHSLGRSRNSGGIIVLEGRAKDTIVLSTGYLNVVF, encoded by the exons ATGATTGTTCATGGAGGTTTGTTGAATCCATTGTTTCAAGCTCCTTCAATGTCCGATTCGATGTCGATTGCAATTACTTCAACGAACTATATCGTTTCACCGCCTTACCATCGACGGCGACCTCCGTTTTGCTGTCAGTTCCAGTACCAGTACGTCAATGCCGGAAATGTATTTTATCATGGCAAAAAGAGCACAAGAGATCGTGTCAGTTTGTTGAATCGAATTCGAGCTTACTCCGAATCTAAG ACAGAAGAAAAGCAAGTAAGAAAGTTTTCACCTATCCTTGAGGGTCAGTTGCTATCAGAGAAGAATGTATCAACTGCAGAATTGAAGGCGATTCCTGATATTTGGAGATCTTCAGCAGAAAAATTTGGTGATCGGGTTGCATTGGTGGATCCACATCATGACCCGCCTACTAATATGACATACAACCAG CTAGAGGAGAATATTTTGAATTTCTGTGAAGGTTTAAGAGTTATTGGAATCAAACCATGTGAAAAGGTAGCACTCTTTGCTGACAATTCATGCAGATGGCTTGTTGCTGATCAAG GTATTATGGCTACAGGAGCAATAAACGTTGTGAGGGGATCGAAGTCATCTGTGGAAGAGCTCTTACACATCTACACTCATTCTGAAAG TGTTGCACTTGTTGTGGATAATCCTGAATTATATCATCGGATTGCAACGGGATTTAATTCAAAGGCATCTGTTAGATTTGTGATCTTACTTTGGGGGGATAAATCATCATTAAATAGCCATAGCCATATCATGGAGGGAATTCCTGCTTATACCTACAAGGAGATTATAGATATTGGCCATGAGCATCGTATGCTTTTGGTTGATTTACATGATGCCC GTGAAGAATATGTTTATGAACCCATCAAGTCTCATGATGTTGCTGCTGTTATTTACACAAGTGGGACCACTGGGAATCCAAAAGGAGTAATGCTTACGCATAGTAATCTTTTGCATCAG GTTCATAATTTGTGGGACATTATCCCTGCGCGGCCCGGGGATAGATTTGTAAGCATGCTTCCACCTTGGCATGCATACGAACGTGCTCttgagtattttatattttctttggGAATTGAGCTAGTATACACAAACGTCAAATACTTAAAG GATGATTTGCGACACTATCAGCCACAGTTTATAATATCTGTCCCTCTAGTATTCGAAACTTTATACAA TGGGATCCAAAAACAAATATCCACCTCTTCTGCAATCCGTAAGGTGATTGCATTAGCATTGATAAAGATCAGTTTGGCATATATGGAGTTCAAAAACATATATCAG GGAGAATGTTTGTCAAGAAGTCAGAAAGAACCTTCTTACATTGCTGCAACTTTGGATTGGATATATGCACGAATTATTGCTACCATTTTGCTTCCGTTACATTTATTGGCAAAGAAGCTTGTTTATAGCAAAATTCACCCGACTATTGGGATTTCAAAG GCTGGCATATGTGGAGGTGGAAGCTTACCATTACATGTTGACAAATTCTTTGAG GCAATTGGAATAAAGGTCCAAGTTGGATATGGATTAACAGAGTCATCTCCCGTCATAGCTGCTCGACAACcatatttaaat GTTCTTAGATCGGTTGGGCGTCCAATTCGAGATACAGAAATAAAAATTGTAGATGATGAAACCGGTCAAGACCTTCCCCACGGTTCAAAGGGAATAGTCAAAGCCAGGGGCCCACAAATCATGCAGGGCTATTACAAG AATCCGGAAGCTACAAAGCAAGCTATAGATGAGGATGGATGGTTAAACACGGGGGATATCGGTTGGATTTGCCCTTCCCATTCATTAGGCCGAAGTCGTAATTCTGGTGGCATTATTGTTCTTGAAGGTCGTGCCAAGGACACTATTGTCCTTTCAACAG gttatttgaATGTTGTTTTCTAA
- the LOC111896959 gene encoding probable acyl-activating enzyme 16, chloroplastic isoform X2 → MIVHGGLLNPLFQAPSMSDSMSIAITSTNYIVSPPYHRRRPPFCCQFQYQYVNAGNVFYHGKKSTRDRVSLLNRIRAYSESKTEEKQVRKFSPILEGQLLSEKNVSTAELKAIPDIWRSSAEKFGDRVALVDPHHDPPTNMTYNQLEENILNFCEGLRVIGIKPCEKVALFADNSCRWLVADQGIMATGAINVVRGSKSSVEELLHIYTHSESVALVVDNPELYHRIATGFNSKASVRFVILLWGDKSSLNSHSHIMEGIPAYTYKEIIDIGHEHRMLLVDLHDAQYVYEPIKSHDVAAVIYTSGTTGNPKGVMLTHSNLLHQVHNLWDIIPARPGDRFVSMLPPWHAYERALEYFIFSLGIELVYTNVKYLKDDLRHYQPQFIISVPLVFETLYNGIQKQISTSSAIRKVIALALIKISLAYMEFKNIYQGECLSRSQKEPSYIAATLDWIYARIIATILLPLHLLAKKLVYSKIHPTIGISKAGICGGGSLPLHVDKFFEAIGIKVQVGYGLTESSPVIAARQPYLNVLRSVGRPIRDTEIKIVDDETGQDLPHGSKGIVKARGPQIMQGYYKNPEATKQAIDEDGWLNTGDIGWICPSHSLGRSRNSGGIIVLEGRAKDTIVLSTGENVEPEQIEEAAIRSNLIQQIVVIGQDQRRLGAIIVPNKEEILLASKNVSMSAASSGNTQLTKDQMAGMLSQDLRKWTCDCSFQVGPILVIEEPFTIDSGLMTATMKIRRKKVVELYKDEIDDLYK, encoded by the exons ATGATTGTTCATGGAGGTTTGTTGAATCCATTGTTTCAAGCTCCTTCAATGTCCGATTCGATGTCGATTGCAATTACTTCAACGAACTATATCGTTTCACCGCCTTACCATCGACGGCGACCTCCGTTTTGCTGTCAGTTCCAGTACCAGTACGTCAATGCCGGAAATGTATTTTATCATGGCAAAAAGAGCACAAGAGATCGTGTCAGTTTGTTGAATCGAATTCGAGCTTACTCCGAATCTAAG ACAGAAGAAAAGCAAGTAAGAAAGTTTTCACCTATCCTTGAGGGTCAGTTGCTATCAGAGAAGAATGTATCAACTGCAGAATTGAAGGCGATTCCTGATATTTGGAGATCTTCAGCAGAAAAATTTGGTGATCGGGTTGCATTGGTGGATCCACATCATGACCCGCCTACTAATATGACATACAACCAG CTAGAGGAGAATATTTTGAATTTCTGTGAAGGTTTAAGAGTTATTGGAATCAAACCATGTGAAAAGGTAGCACTCTTTGCTGACAATTCATGCAGATGGCTTGTTGCTGATCAAG GTATTATGGCTACAGGAGCAATAAACGTTGTGAGGGGATCGAAGTCATCTGTGGAAGAGCTCTTACACATCTACACTCATTCTGAAAG TGTTGCACTTGTTGTGGATAATCCTGAATTATATCATCGGATTGCAACGGGATTTAATTCAAAGGCATCTGTTAGATTTGTGATCTTACTTTGGGGGGATAAATCATCATTAAATAGCCATAGCCATATCATGGAGGGAATTCCTGCTTATACCTACAAGGAGATTATAGATATTGGCCATGAGCATCGTATGCTTTTGGTTGATTTACATGATGCCC AATATGTTTATGAACCCATCAAGTCTCATGATGTTGCTGCTGTTATTTACACAAGTGGGACCACTGGGAATCCAAAAGGAGTAATGCTTACGCATAGTAATCTTTTGCATCAG GTTCATAATTTGTGGGACATTATCCCTGCGCGGCCCGGGGATAGATTTGTAAGCATGCTTCCACCTTGGCATGCATACGAACGTGCTCttgagtattttatattttctttggGAATTGAGCTAGTATACACAAACGTCAAATACTTAAAG GATGATTTGCGACACTATCAGCCACAGTTTATAATATCTGTCCCTCTAGTATTCGAAACTTTATACAA TGGGATCCAAAAACAAATATCCACCTCTTCTGCAATCCGTAAGGTGATTGCATTAGCATTGATAAAGATCAGTTTGGCATATATGGAGTTCAAAAACATATATCAG GGAGAATGTTTGTCAAGAAGTCAGAAAGAACCTTCTTACATTGCTGCAACTTTGGATTGGATATATGCACGAATTATTGCTACCATTTTGCTTCCGTTACATTTATTGGCAAAGAAGCTTGTTTATAGCAAAATTCACCCGACTATTGGGATTTCAAAG GCTGGCATATGTGGAGGTGGAAGCTTACCATTACATGTTGACAAATTCTTTGAG GCAATTGGAATAAAGGTCCAAGTTGGATATGGATTAACAGAGTCATCTCCCGTCATAGCTGCTCGACAACcatatttaaat GTTCTTAGATCGGTTGGGCGTCCAATTCGAGATACAGAAATAAAAATTGTAGATGATGAAACCGGTCAAGACCTTCCCCACGGTTCAAAGGGAATAGTCAAAGCCAGGGGCCCACAAATCATGCAGGGCTATTACAAG AATCCGGAAGCTACAAAGCAAGCTATAGATGAGGATGGATGGTTAAACACGGGGGATATCGGTTGGATTTGCCCTTCCCATTCATTAGGCCGAAGTCGTAATTCTGGTGGCATTATTGTTCTTGAAGGTCGTGCCAAGGACACTATTGTCCTTTCAACAG GGGAGAATGTTGAACCAGAACAAATAGAAGAAGCCGCAATAAGAAGCAATTTAATTCAACAAATAGTTGTCATTGGTCAG GATCAACGTCGTCTTGGAGCTATAATTGTTCCAaataaagaagaaattcttttggCATCAAAAAATGTGTCCATGTCAGCAGCTTCTTCTGGTAATACTCAACTTACCAAAGACCAAATGGCTGGCATGTTATCTCAAGACCTTCGAAAATG GACATGTGATTGCTCATTTCAGGTGGGACCCATTCTTGTCATTGAAGAACCTTTTACG ATTGATAGTGGTTTGATGACTGCAACCATGAAGATCCGAAGGAAAAAAGTTGTGGAACTATATAAAGATGAGATAGATGATTTATACAAGTAA